GCCGCGATCAGCTCCTCGGTGGCCTTGTGCTCGGGTGCGAGCACGAGGTCGCTCGTCGTCGCCTTCGGTGCGCTCGTGTAGACGAGCTTCGTCACGCCGGCTGCCGCAGCCGCGTCGATGACCGTGCGGTGCTGCGCGACCCGCTGGCCCACCTCCGACCCTGACACGAGCATGACCGTGTCGATGCCCTTCAGAGCAGCGCCGACGGATGCGGGGTCGGTGTAGTCGAGCCGGACCGCACGCACGCCGAGGTCCGCGACCTTGGAGGTGTCGCGGGCTCCGGCGACGATCTCGGAGGCGGGGGTGCCGCGCTCGAGCAGGCTCTCGACGATGAGGCGTCCGAGGTGTCCACTGGCTCCGGTGACGAGGATGGTCATGGCGTGTCCTTTCGTTGATGAACACCTGCTGCAACTCGCACTCGGCCCGATCACATTCCGAATCAGAGGTACCCACTTTCAGGTAAGGTACCTACATGGCGGTGAGTTTTGCGCAGATCAAGGGCTCCTCCCCACAGATCTTCGAGCCCGGGTGCAGCACCCGCGTCATCCTTGACCACGTGATGAGCAAGTGGGGCGTGCTGGTGCTGTCGTCGCTGTCCGACGGGACCAGGCGATGGGGCGAGCTGCGCCGTGAGGTCGGCGGCATCAGCGAGAAGATGCTCGCGTCGACGCTCCGCACGCTCGCGGACGACGGCCTCGTGCACCGCGAGTCGTTCCCCACGGTGCCGCCGCATGTCGAGTA
This Microbacterium sp. XT11 DNA region includes the following protein-coding sequences:
- a CDS encoding winged helix-turn-helix transcriptional regulator produces the protein MAVSFAQIKGSSPQIFEPGCSTRVILDHVMSKWGVLVLSSLSDGTRRWGELRREVGGISEKMLASTLRTLADDGLVHRESFPTVPPHVEYSLTPLGRDLMERMLPLVEWVAAHSDAMVRRG